Proteins encoded in a region of the Prunus persica cultivar Lovell chromosome G4, Prunus_persica_NCBIv2, whole genome shotgun sequence genome:
- the LOC18780905 gene encoding uncharacterized protein LOC18780905 — protein sequence MVSYFCGWHKLVNDFIYKLVLLNLLICSCLSLSRSVSMASAADIDDQVLVNNNNPLNQLMSSQEDMVQIAGYGEEKLSTVLITGSVHCEEACNNLHAQTHHPDYQLHLHAWPLSGALVSVNCHVSGRKRKSSLAQGLADEFGDFIIDLPSNLHAIPNLHKTCSVRVVRIPKNTQCRPAYVRRHKGLKLSSVGNGIRTYNAGNIRFQHLTSKPSEACINMLSS from the exons atggtgaGCTACTTTTGCGGCTGGCACAAGCTTGTGAATGATTTCATCTACAAACTAGTTCTGCTAAACCTGTTGATATGCAGCTGCCTCAGCCTCAGCAGATCAGTTTCAATGGCCTCGGCCGCCGATATTGATGATCAAGTACTAGTGAACAACAATAACCCATTAAACCAACTCATGTCCAGCCAAGAAGATATGGTCCAAATTGCTGGATATGGAGAAGAGAAGCTTTCCACCGTCCTAATTACAGGCTCCGTCCATTGCGAGGAGGCTTGTAATAATTTGCATGCTCAAACTCATCATCCTGATTATCAACTTCATCTTCATGCATGGCCTCTCTCAG GTGCTTTGGTTTCTGTCAATTGCCATGTTAgtgggagaaaaagaaaatcaagcttGGCACAAGGCTTAGCAGATGAATTTGGGGATTTCATTATTGATCTTCCTTCCAATCTACATGCAATTCCCAACTTGCACAAAACATGTTCGGTTAGAGTAGTTCGAATACCAAAGAACACACAATGCAGACCAGCTTATGTCAGGAGGCACAAGGGACTGAAATTATCGTCAGTTGGTAACGGTATCCGGACTTACAATGCTGGAAATATAAGGTTCCAGCATTTGACCTCTAAACCATCAGAAGCATGCATTAATATGCTATCATCATAG
- the LOC18779286 gene encoding acyl carrier protein 3, mitochondrial produces MQSIRNSILWHVRVGSSAEKWLLTERGNVLKSLSRHMCAATGTTSTDQIMDRVIGLVKKFDKIDASKVTETADFQKDLNLDSLDRVELVMAFEEEFSIEIPEEKADKLTCCADVARYIVSGAEQKSV; encoded by the exons ATGCAAAGCATTAGAAATTCCATCTTGTGGCATGTGAGGGTAGGGAGTTCAGCCGAAAAATGGTTGCTTACTGAAAGAGGAAATGTGCTGAAATCTCTGAGCCGCCACATGTGTGCCGCAACAGGTACTACCAGCACTGATCAGATAATGGACCGAGTGATTGGACTcgtgaagaaatttgataaaattgatGCATCTAAG GTTACTGAAACAGCTGATTTCCAGAAGGACTTAAACCTGGATAGTTTGGACAGGGTGGAGCTTGTTATGGCCTTTGAGGAAGAATTCTCCATTGAAATCCCTGAAGAGAAAGCAGATAAGCTGACCTGCTGCGCTGATGTTGCAAGATACATAGTTTCTGGAGCCGAGCAGAAGAGTGTTTAA
- the LOC18778987 gene encoding SNF1-related protein kinase regulatory subunit beta-2 produces the protein MGNVNGREDGGGSPSAAEEESGGGSVQEGHAHGRGVSGGGDGSSELMGQSPPHSPRATHSPLMFTPQVPVVPLQRPDEIHIPNNSWMQTSGFEDMCCEQGIPTMITWSYGGKDVAVEGSWDNWKTRMALQRSGKDFTIMKVLPSGVYQYRFIVDGQWRFSPDLPLAQDDAGNSYNLLDLQDYVPEDIGSISGFEPPQSPDSSYNNLQLGSEDFAKEPPLVPPHLQMTLLNAPSSYMEMPPPLSRPQHVVLNHLYMQRGKSGPSVVALGTTERFIAKYVTVVLYKSLQR, from the exons ATGGGGAATGTGAATGGGAGAGAAGATGGGGGTGGAAGCCCATCAGCGGCTGAGGAAGAGAGTGGTGGTGGGAGCGTGCAGGAGGGTCATGCCCATGGCCGTGGTGTTAGTGGTGGCGGTGATGGGTCGTCTGAGTTGATGGGTCAATCGCCTCCTCATAGCCCTAGGGCCACTCACTCCCCTTTGATGTTTACTCCTCAG GTCCCTGTGGTTCCCTTACAAAGACCGGATGAGATACACATACCAAACAACTCATGGATGCAAACTTCAGGGTTTGAAGACATGTGCTGTGAGCAAGGAATTCCAACTATGATTACATGGAGCTATGGTGGGAAGGATGTAGCTGTGGAGGGATCCTGGGATAACTGGAAGACAAG AATGGCCTTACAGAGATCAGGGAAAGACTTCACGATCATGAAAGTACTGCCATCCGGTGTTTACCAGTATAGGTTTATTGTTGATGGGCAGTGGAGGTTCTCTCCTGATTTACCCTTGGCCCAAGATGATGCGGGCAATTCTTACAACCTTTTGGACTTGCAG GATTATGTTCCAGAAGACATTGGAAGCATTTCTGGCTTTGAACCTCCCCAGTCCCCTGACTCAAGTTATAACAACCTGCAGCTTGGATCTGAAGATTTCGCAAAGGAGCCGCCATTGGTTCCCCCACACCTACAAATGACACTGCTCAATGCGCCGTCATCTTACATGGAGATGCCGCCTCCTTTGTCAAGACCTCAACATGTGGTACTCAATCACCTTTACATGCAGAGAGGGAAGAGTGGCCCATCTGTGGTGGCACTTGGTACAACAGAGAGGTTTATAGCGAAGTATGTTACAGTGGTTCTCTACAAGTCCTTGCAGAGATAA